The Pyxidicoccus sp. MSG2 DNA segment GGCCGACGAGGCGTGGGGCCTGGACTTCGAGGGAGAGGTCTGCGCCATCCTCGGCGACACGCCCCAGGGCACGAAGGCCGCCGACGCGGAGAAGCACGTCAAGCTGCTGCTGCTGGCCAACGACGTCTCCCTGCGAAACCTCATCCCCGACGAGCTGGCCAAGGGCTTCGGCTTCTTCCAGAGCAAGCCCGCCACCGCCTTCAGCCCCTTCGCGGTGACGCCGGACGAGCTGGGCGCCGCCTGGCATGACGGCCGTATCCACCTGCGCCTGCAGTCCGTGCTCAACGGCGTGCAGGTGGGCGACACGGACGCCGGCCCGGAGATGCACTTCTCCTTCTTCGACCTCATCCAGCACCTGTGCAAGACGCGCAGCTACACCGCCGGCACCCTCCTCGGCAGCGGCACCGTGTCCAACGCGGACCGCGCGCGCGGCATCTCCTGCCTCGCCGAGCGCCGCATGATTGAGACCATTGAAGAGGGCAAGCCGAAGACGCCCTTCATGAAGCCGGGCGACACGATTGATATCGAAATGCTCGACGCGGAAGGCAACAGCGTCTTCGGCCGCATCTCCCAGACGGTGAGGAAGGTGCCATGAAGAGCCTGCGCCTCCACAGCTACTGGCGCTCGTCCGCGTCGTGGCGCGTGCGCATTGGCCTGGGCCTCAAGGGGCTGAAGTACGAGTACGTGGCGGTGCACATCTTGAAGGACGGCGGGCAGCAGCACTCGGAGGCCTACCGGGCGCTCAACCCCATGCGCACCGTGCCCACGCTGGAGTGGACCGAGGACGACGGCACCGCGCGCCGGCTGTCCCAGTCGCTCCCCATCCTGGAGTACGTGGAGGCACGGCACCCCGCGCCTTCCTTCTTCCCGAAGGACCTCTACCTCCAGGCCCGGGCCCGCATGCTGGCGGAGATGGTGAACTCCGGGATTCAGCCCCTGCAGAACCTAGGCGTGCTGCAACGCATCAAGAGCGAGCTGCACGGGGACGACAAGGCCTGGGCGGCCTGGTGGAATGCGCGGGGCCTTGAAGCGTTGGAGGCGGCGGTGAAGCCCACGGCGGGCCGTTATTGTGTGGGGGACGAGGTGTCGCTGGCGGACATCTGCCTGGTGCCCCAACTCTATGGGGCGCGGCGTTTCGCGGTAGACCTGACGCCGTACCCCACGCTGCTGCGAATCGAAGCGGCGTGTAACGAGCTTGCCGCCTTCCAGGCGGCCCACCCGGACCGGCAGCCCGACGCGGCACCGGCCTGACACCCGCGGCACCGTGAAGGAGTCACGACATGGCCAGACCGGAATCCCTGGGCATCAAGACGCTGGAGAGCGTCCACTGGTACGTGCATGACCTGGAGCGGAGCCGCAACTTCTACACGAAGGGGTTGGACTTCGCGGAGCTGGGCGTGTCGTCGCCGGAGTTGGACACGAAGGGCCGGCAGAAGTCGGCGGTGTTCCAGGCGGGCGACGTCGTCCTGATGGTGAGCCAGCCGGTGGGTGAGGGTGGCCGCGCCGCCCGCTGGCTGCGCAAGCACCCGGACGGGGTGGGAACCCTCAACTTCGAGGTGGAGGACGCGGAGAAGGCCTTCCGCCTGCTGGACCAGCGGGGGGCCACCTTCATCACCGACATCGTGCGCGCCACCGACGCGCGCGGCGGGAAGCTGGCGATGTTCTCCATCACCACGCCCTTCGGTGACACCACCTTCCGCTTCGTCCAGCGCGACGGCTACAGCGACCTGTACCCGGGCTACATCCGCCACGCGACGCCGCAGGGCGGGAAGAACAAGTACGGCTTCGGCCGCATCGACCACGTCACGTCGAACTTCCAGACGATGCGCCCCATGCTCCTGTGGATGGAGCACGTGATGGGCTTCGAGAAGTTCTGGCACATCGAGTTCCACACCGAGGACGTGGCCGCGAAGGAGAAGCGCGCGCACGGCAGCGGCCTGAAGTCCGAGGTGGTGTGGGACCCGAGGAGCGGCGTGAAGTTCGCCAACAACGAGCCCTACCGGCCCTTCTTCAAGTCCTCGCAAATCAACATCTTCAACGAGGACCACCGGGGCGACGGCGTGCAGCACCTGGCGCTCACCGTGAAGGACATCCTCACCTCGGTGAAGGACATGCGGCGGGGCGCGGGCATCGAGTTCATGCCCACCCCGGGCACGTACTACGACGCGCTGCCCGAGCGCATCCAGAAGCTGGGCATCAAGAAGATCGACGAGGACATCCAGACGCTGAGGGA contains these protein-coding regions:
- a CDS encoding fumarylacetoacetate hydrolase family protein, which produces MKLATLKDGTRDGRLVVIKRDNTAYALATNVALTLQAALDDWDTKEPQLRALAAQLEAGTVQSRPLDVRALHAPLPRAYEWIDGSAYLNHVLLVRKARNAEPPPTLKTDPLVYQGGSGDFLAPTADIPLADEAWGLDFEGEVCAILGDTPQGTKAADAEKHVKLLLLANDVSLRNLIPDELAKGFGFFQSKPATAFSPFAVTPDELGAAWHDGRIHLRLQSVLNGVQVGDTDAGPEMHFSFFDLIQHLCKTRSYTAGTLLGSGTVSNADRARGISCLAERRMIETIEEGKPKTPFMKPGDTIDIEMLDAEGNSVFGRISQTVRKVP
- the maiA gene encoding maleylacetoacetate isomerase, yielding MKSLRLHSYWRSSASWRVRIGLGLKGLKYEYVAVHILKDGGQQHSEAYRALNPMRTVPTLEWTEDDGTARRLSQSLPILEYVEARHPAPSFFPKDLYLQARARMLAEMVNSGIQPLQNLGVLQRIKSELHGDDKAWAAWWNARGLEALEAAVKPTAGRYCVGDEVSLADICLVPQLYGARRFAVDLTPYPTLLRIEAACNELAAFQAAHPDRQPDAAPA
- the hppD gene encoding 4-hydroxyphenylpyruvate dioxygenase; this translates as MARPESLGIKTLESVHWYVHDLERSRNFYTKGLDFAELGVSSPELDTKGRQKSAVFQAGDVVLMVSQPVGEGGRAARWLRKHPDGVGTLNFEVEDAEKAFRLLDQRGATFITDIVRATDARGGKLAMFSITTPFGDTTFRFVQRDGYSDLYPGYIRHATPQGGKNKYGFGRIDHVTSNFQTMRPMLLWMEHVMGFEKFWHIEFHTEDVAAKEKRAHGSGLKSEVVWDPRSGVKFANNEPYRPFFKSSQINIFNEDHRGDGVQHLALTVKDILTSVKDMRRGAGIEFMPTPGTYYDALPERIQKLGIKKIDEDIQTLRDLEILIDGDKEHSYLLQIFMKDAASLYKEPSAGPFFYEIIQRKGDQGFGGGNFRALFESIERQQQSEGRI